Part of the Clostridium sporogenes genome, GCTTTAATAATGAGAGCGATTAAAACAATTCAAACTATTGAATCTCACACAATGGGAGAACCAACAAGAATAGTAATAGGAGGACTTCCAAAGGTTCCAGGAAAGACAATGGCAGAAAAAATGGAATACTTAGAAGAAAATAACGATAGTTTAAGAACAATGCTTATGTCAGAACCAAGAGGACATAATGATATGTTTGGTGCTATTTATACAGAACCAGCTGATGAAACAGCAGATTTAGGTATTATATTTATGGATGGTGGCGGATACCTTAATATGTGTGGACATGGTTCAATAGGTGCAGCTACATGTGCAGTTGAAATGGGAATAGTAAAAGTAGAAGAGCCATATACAAACATAAAATTAGAAGCTCCAGCAGGAATGATTAATGCTAGAGTAAAAGTTGAGGATGGAAAAGCTAAAGAAACTTCAATTGTGAATGTTCCAGCTTTCTTATATAAAAAAGATGTAGAAATTGATGTGCCTGATTATGGAAAACTTACATTAGACATATCTTTTGGCGGAAGCTTTTTTGCTATGGTAGATGCTGAAAAAGTTGGAATAGATATTTCTCCAGCTAATTCTCAAAAATTAAATGATTTAGGAATGAAAATAGTTCATGCAGTTAACGAACAAGTTGAAATTAAACACCCAGTATTAGAACATATAAAAACAGTTGATCTTTGTGAATTTTACGGACCTGCAAAAAGTGAAGATGCAGATGTACAAAATGTAGTTGTATTTGGTCAAGGTCAAGTAGATAGATCACCTTGTGGAACTGGTACAAGTGCTAAAATGGCGTTACTATATGCTCAAGGAAAAATGAAAGTAGGAGAAGAAATAGTAAACGAAAGTATCATTTGTACTAAATTTAAAGGAAAAATATTAGAAGAAACTAAAGTTGGAGAATATGATGGTATAATACCAGAAATAACTGGTAGCGCATATGTTACTGGATTCTCTCAATTCTTAGTAGATGAAGAAGATCCAGTTAAATATGGATTTGTATTAAAATAGTATTAAATATTTTATATAAATAAAAAAATAAATGACAATTATTTCATAATTAAAACATAAAATAATAGTATGAAATATATCTAAGTATAATGCACATTGTTTATTTTTCTTAAATAAAAAAATGTTATGCAATGATTACTTAAAGATGGGCTCGATGTT contains:
- a CDS encoding proline racemase, whose amino-acid sequence is MRAIKTIQTIESHTMGEPTRIVIGGLPKVPGKTMAEKMEYLEENNDSLRTMLMSEPRGHNDMFGAIYTEPADETADLGIIFMDGGGYLNMCGHGSIGAATCAVEMGIVKVEEPYTNIKLEAPAGMINARVKVEDGKAKETSIVNVPAFLYKKDVEIDVPDYGKLTLDISFGGSFFAMVDAEKVGIDISPANSQKLNDLGMKIVHAVNEQVEIKHPVLEHIKTVDLCEFYGPAKSEDADVQNVVVFGQGQVDRSPCGTGTSAKMALLYAQGKMKVGEEIVNESIICTKFKGKILEETKVGEYDGIIPEITGSAYVTGFSQFLVDEEDPVKYGFVLK